From the genome of Pedosphaera parvula Ellin514, one region includes:
- a CDS encoding putative porin, translating to MTKNKTYASLVIGVLATVVFGSAAYSQSSDALIDKLVDKGILSVKEANDLREEANQDFNRAYQVKTGMSDWVNSLKWSGDFRGRYDGIYQDDKNFGPTPGKPNTYANQDRTRFRYRARFGATVSMTDNLEIGLRLGSGDLSSAAPSLGGSIFSANTTLNNDGSRKFIFVDAAYAKWTPRDWFTAQFGKMDNMFWITDAIIDYDYQPEGAQERFTLAATDNQKIQFTSGQFVIAENFNASGAGPNNDAYLFINQVDWTGKWTPKFTTRLGLALMNFKNQMEIPASLQTFINQNGTPASGIGAQNFNPVIARAEATYALDSFPMFKGEFPITLGAEYANNPAASSAPFPGKNYSGSANEAYNLGVIFGSVKQKGNWQIAYNYKTIESAVAWNGLVDDDFGFNTKGGTDVRGHHIKAWYRPCDPLTFVMSYFITEQISNVPGTLAHQQRLSP from the coding sequence ATGACAAAGAACAAAACTTACGCATCGCTTGTGATTGGAGTGCTCGCCACGGTAGTTTTCGGTTCCGCGGCTTACAGCCAATCTTCGGACGCACTGATCGACAAGCTCGTGGACAAAGGCATCCTCAGCGTCAAGGAAGCCAATGATCTGCGCGAAGAAGCCAATCAGGACTTCAATCGTGCTTATCAGGTGAAGACCGGCATGTCCGATTGGGTGAATTCGCTCAAGTGGAGTGGAGATTTCCGCGGACGTTATGATGGCATTTACCAGGACGACAAGAATTTCGGCCCAACTCCGGGCAAGCCGAATACGTACGCCAATCAGGATCGGACGCGCTTTCGTTATCGCGCCCGTTTTGGAGCCACCGTCTCGATGACTGACAACCTTGAGATTGGCCTTCGCCTTGGTTCTGGTGATCTCAGCAGCGCCGCGCCCTCACTCGGTGGCAGCATTTTCTCCGCCAATACCACCCTCAACAATGATGGCAGCCGCAAATTCATTTTTGTTGATGCCGCCTACGCCAAGTGGACCCCGAGAGATTGGTTCACCGCGCAGTTCGGGAAGATGGACAACATGTTTTGGATCACCGATGCCATCATCGATTATGATTATCAACCCGAAGGCGCCCAGGAGCGATTCACCCTGGCAGCGACGGACAATCAGAAGATCCAATTCACCTCCGGCCAGTTTGTCATTGCGGAAAACTTTAATGCCAGTGGCGCAGGACCAAATAATGATGCGTATCTCTTCATCAACCAGGTGGACTGGACTGGCAAATGGACTCCAAAATTCACCACCCGCCTTGGTCTGGCTTTGATGAATTTCAAGAACCAGATGGAAATACCGGCTTCGCTGCAAACCTTCATCAACCAGAACGGCACCCCGGCGTCAGGGATAGGTGCGCAAAACTTCAATCCAGTCATCGCCCGCGCGGAGGCCACCTACGCTTTGGATTCATTTCCAATGTTTAAAGGCGAGTTCCCGATCACGTTGGGAGCTGAATACGCCAACAATCCCGCGGCGAGCAGCGCGCCCTTTCCGGGCAAAAACTATTCCGGCAGCGCCAATGAGGCTTACAACCTGGGGGTGATCTTTGGCAGCGTCAAACAGAAGGGTAATTGGCAGATCGCTTACAATTACAAGACCATTGAGTCCGCCGTGGCCTGGAATGGGCTGGTGGATGATGACTTCGGTTTTAACACCAAGGGTGGCACGGACGTTCGCGGCCATCATATCAAAGCCTGGTATCGCCCGTGCGACCCGCTGACGTTCGTGATGAGTTATTTCATCACCGAGCAAATTAGTAATGTGCCGGGCACGCTGGCACACCAGCAACGCCTCTCACCATAG
- a CDS encoding STAS/SEC14 domain-containing protein, whose protein sequence is MSIQLAQEPGTALLEIELTGKLKKEDYEAFVPKLEALIKAGRKPRLLVSMHDFHGWTAGAIWEDIKFDLHHFSDIDRIAFVGDKSWEKGMSTFCKPFTTAKIRFFTPDEIDKAREWLHQNA, encoded by the coding sequence ATGTCGATTCAACTCGCTCAGGAACCCGGAACCGCATTGTTGGAAATTGAACTGACCGGAAAGCTCAAGAAGGAAGACTACGAAGCCTTCGTTCCAAAGCTCGAAGCCCTCATCAAAGCAGGCCGAAAACCCAGACTCCTCGTCAGCATGCACGACTTCCACGGCTGGACAGCCGGCGCAATCTGGGAGGATATAAAATTCGACCTGCACCATTTCAGCGACATTGATCGTATCGCGTTTGTGGGCGACAAATCTTGGGAGAAGGGAATGAGCACCTTCTGCAAACCATTTACCACCGCCAAAATTCGATTCTTCACCCCAGACGAAATCGACAAAGCAAGAGAATGGCTCCACCAAAACGCCTAG
- a CDS encoding phosphate ABC transporter substrate-binding protein — MKKLTTKIAIIAATLATAISAHAGSITVKGSDTLVILAQKWAEVYMGKHPETKIQVSGGGSGVGFAALQSKQTDIADASRKIKSTEIQACIRAFYKAPREYKVAVDGLSVYVNNDNPVKELSLEQLEGIFTGRIKNWKEVGGNDGPISVYSRENNSGTYEFFKEHVLKGKDFVASAQMAQGTAMLLQGVSKDKGAIGYGGAAYGAGARALGIKKDENSKAIEPNEETVLNQTYPIWRYLYNYVNPALDKGEVASYLSWIRSDEGQKIVKEVGYYPLPANLREK; from the coding sequence ATGAAGAAACTGACAACTAAAATCGCCATCATTGCTGCCACTTTGGCAACCGCCATTTCCGCGCACGCCGGCAGTATCACCGTAAAGGGATCAGATACCCTCGTCATTCTCGCCCAGAAATGGGCTGAGGTTTACATGGGCAAGCATCCGGAAACCAAGATCCAGGTCAGCGGCGGCGGCTCTGGCGTTGGATTTGCCGCACTGCAAAGCAAGCAGACCGACATTGCGGATGCCTCCCGCAAGATCAAGTCGACTGAAATCCAAGCCTGCATCAGGGCCTTCTACAAGGCTCCGCGCGAATACAAGGTGGCAGTTGACGGTCTTTCTGTTTACGTCAATAACGACAATCCTGTGAAGGAATTGAGCTTGGAACAGTTGGAAGGCATTTTCACCGGTCGCATCAAGAATTGGAAGGAAGTTGGTGGCAACGATGGCCCCATCTCAGTTTACAGCCGCGAAAACAACTCCGGCACCTACGAATTCTTCAAGGAACATGTGTTGAAAGGTAAGGACTTCGTCGCCAGCGCACAAATGGCGCAGGGCACTGCGATGCTCTTGCAAGGTGTTTCAAAGGATAAGGGTGCCATTGGTTATGGTGGTGCAGCCTACGGCGCTGGTGCCCGCGCATTGGGCATCAAGAAGGATGAAAACTCCAAAGCCATTGAACCGAATGAGGAAACCGTCCTGAACCAGACCTATCCGATCTGGCGCTATCTTTACAATTATGTGAACCCCGCCTTGGACAAGGGCGAAGTCGCTTCGTACCTCAGCTGGATTCGCAGTGATGAAGGACAAAAGATCGTGAAGGAAGTGGGATATTATCCCCTGCCAGCCAATCTGCGGGAGAAATAA